GCTCTACATTTTTTATGATAAGAAATGGAAATCAACATACTAAAGAAGCATAGAAGAATTGGGCTTGAAAATTCATGACTTTGGTATAGCACATTGTGAAGAGTTCCATTAAAGAAAATGTGAAGTTCATCTGTTTTTGTATATTTCTCACTCTAATAGTATAATCACGTACATGTCACTTTAAGAGTTGTATATGATCATGTAGTTCTGGAAgcgaaatttgagttttaatgcaataagtgacactaCATTTAAAAAATACTCTATTATTATATAACTCtcgttttggtgctactaatgacgttactacccaaaatacccttggcataattttccctctctttttctcataatcttcactctctatctcttatgttttccctctctatctctcaaactctcgtacacacaaaaaaagccagccaccattaatttgcatttcggatctaggggcaagttgtgagtcttttcaagtcaagaaacttcattttggatttcggatctagaggaaaaaatcgtatgggtaagtatatatttgttatacgtagtgaggaaacttgtctggttatattacttgtcttatttcgaacagatctatgtatgccttcatgttttattgcaatttttcactgtcggaatgaattttggatactttgtgcgtttttttctggatttttttcctgcctcgatgagtttcgatgaaactcgataggtctcgatgtgttgcatgcatgctggctcaatggtcctcgatggacctcgacgcCCCTCGATAGTATTAGGATGTTAAtacctcgatggtcctcgattgtactcgataaaactcaataggtgtataagagtttaattggatttaataactcgattgtactcgataaaactcgataggtgtataagagtttaattggattgttttCCTCGATAGttctcgattgtactcgataaaactcgataggtgtataagaattttattggattgtttgcctcgatagtTCTCGACTATACTCTATAAAACTCGATATGTGTGAtctcgataggactcgacatatatcgatagaaatcgatattttctgttttatgttgtttaacttttttatctttttttttgtttttttgttgcagattcgactgtttccgtatttgttgcattcaatggtgtttgggaactcaaAAATAGAGATTGGATTTTTAGAGATgatgaaaatcaagttctgcccgtagagaagggtgtgacatatgagcaactgcttgacattctgtacgatgagcttgaagtggataaatgtgtgcatgccttgaaaattgaggtcccgtacacatgcctatcataatccgtcaaacctaccgttataaaaaatgataggcatgtgcgtgcattcattgggttagcatcgaaatgtgTAGAGAAGttcattcctctatgtgtgacattgattaagaagggaggtgtaagaaatgcatcagtttctgccagcgttaataaagaagttcgatttgaagagaacatttctcctccatgtcatggtttcaaaggaactcaaggtgacgttggaacatgtgttcccgagacaaatccagatgtcatagtccatgatgatatcccggttaAAGATCCGTCATATGTGCATGACACggcggagtacgatccctatggctacgaaccttatgtcaacgacaatcctgttgctgatgcaacagatcttggtgggccagatgttagggcagattttccaacatagagttcagatgttatggtagatgaggagtgcagaatagaagatcggcaaacacctgggaccagcagtagtcgtccagatccaagtagaaccgatgatagttttagatggagttctccattggacttaggtgaagatcatagaacatggagtgctcccatgttcaccaaagaggatatagaggcctcacatcaacatcattcctcaaccagcaaagcttcaggagaattgcaccttgggaagttctttcagagcaagcttgaattgaaaaccaaagcatccatatttgcgatgaagaataattttgagtttatggtgaagaaatttgggattgatgtgtggtacattacctgcaaggatcctgattgtggttggagattgatgggtaagaaaaaaatgcgatctgaaatgttcgagattactgtatacaacgaagtacacacttgctcacaagaaattcaagataaggaccaccgtcaaaCATCACCGTGGGTagttgggcacctaatcaagagaaAATTTGCTACCAATGGTACTTGGTACATGACAAACAACacaagggaggacatgaagcaccattttggggtcgaaatgagctatgagaaggcgtggagatgcagagaaaaagttcttatgtatgtcagagggacacttgaggaatcatactccaagttacttggatacctgtgtcagttggagcataagaacccaggtacaattactgattttgtagcagaagatggtcgtttcttgtattgcttctttttcctcggtgtttctaggcgtggtttccaatactgtcgtcctgtaatttgtgtggatggcacattcttgaataataagtatggtggccacatgctctatgctgttgcgttggatgcaaacaaccagttgtttccaattgcgtttgcattggtggacactGAGAACCATAGCTCTTGGACTtgtttcatgagaaaattgaaggaagccataggggacgttgagaaccttgcttttgtatcggacatgcataaaagcattaatcatgttatggagcttgtgttcccagatgcgtatcacggtgcatgttactATCATatttgtatgaatgttgtggcaaaattcaaaactgaccatgtgcaagacatcatggggtgtgcagcgtacgcatttcgaagagcggaatttcacaagttctttgacaagattaaagTAATTGATCCGCCAATTGCTCAATATCTAGAGAGAATTGGCTTTGAAATGTGGGGTAACacttattttcctggtaaccgatacaatatcatgacgagtaactacgcagaaagctttaacaataagaccAAGGAGGCAAGAAGATTTCTAGTCGCCGCTTTTCTTGAATttataagattcactcttcagtcttggtttgcagataaacgtgaaagagctgcaaaagcaacaactgtgttatcactTGAGATGGAAAatgatttgaagcaaataggtgataaagcaatttttttagatgtccaagtccttggtcatcatgaatttcttgtggtcgatggtaatgatgatggtgaggtgaacttggccacaaaatcatgctcttgtggcatgttccaaaccattgggatacattgtgtacatgcttttgctgcagccagaaaaagaagcataaacatttactcattgtgttccccttactatagaatcgaggcattgaatgacacttataaagatactatttaccatgttgggaacgaggatgaattggtaatccctgatcacatcagagatacggttGTCGGCGTCTCCGTTGAGAAAACCTctgtaggaaggcccaggaaacaaaaagtgggtaggcgaaagaaAAATCGCTATGCTTCACGCGGGGAAAAGATTGTCAAGTCACGTAAGTGTAGCatatgtggtggtagtgggcacaataggaagtcatgtaaggctaggatttaaaatattgtgttatgtaattatttaattgattttgctgcatttattatATGGAATACTTCTAATATTTTGTTGGTTTGGAtgtcgaggcagacacattatgtgaatttaatacttttttatttaataacttttttaaaaaatattgtttgataaaaaataatatacaaaattaacTATATGATATACTATACAAAATGTGTAAGacaaaaatgtaaagagcatTACGGGGCCAAATTCTAATAGaacaggtccacacaccacttggttcTGAAATGCTGAATGTCTCATCAATAAcagtatcgagtggtagcctggcaaccaaatactcgatatgtttgatggcaaacataccacaatctCCACTGCATATAATCcattttgtgtcaatagaagataaaaataactttaattttcatatttcaaaatacactaattaaataggggaatacattgtcttagtctgaggacactcttatggaggaatacgacaatatgaaAAAGGCTTTGTATTTTGCTCAGGATATAtctggaggtcctcatggtcgtcaaacatgccagaacaccataacaacgaaAGCAACAATAAGCATCAAGGCTTGATCGCTTCCTCCATCAGAGTGGGACtgagcacgctatggttggaatcataaatattgatgcaccacgttggaatggagacttcaatggcgatccaatgtgcgactttctcgacgtgcaaggcaaaatatacttcactcacattttgccatgatacaaggaattgattatcatcgcccttcaacattctcagcacatcgtcgtcccatgtatacttagtgctgatctctctgaaatgattccaacgacctaagcacacttgggggaaggtggtgttcatgatcgcagcatcctaccgaaatgcagcatggtaaaagtggcgtcggcggcgtagcatgtgcaaagcggcatcaatatgctaaaaaaacataaaaattcgttagtaccatcaatatattttaagattgaattgaaaacatgaatgtaatttacatagCGAATCCCAAACCAAGTCTGGATTGTGTGCAACTGTAAGAGCCATGTcacaccgtgcgtcccagtatACACGTTCCGGTCTCTCTTTTATTGTCGATCTtcccgatgatccacttatgaaagctcttctcctgctgtgggtcactacttcctcagtggttcagcaactagcccctgtttatctagtctgatcttctttgttgggttggtgaagtcatcaaaacgcttgggcctgCGTTTCTTCCTAACAACTTCAAGGCTAGCTGCCTCCTCGGGCTACAGTACTCGTACATTGGGACTGTCAGCATCACTGGCAGCTACAGATGTCTGGGCCTGTcgagtggagggttgatcaccgcgctcgtagtctgcaggcaagatatcagactctgtatctgattttacatcggtggatcgacctgagaccagtgaaagcagcagcgccaactgagccatgatcgtggtctgattctgtagtaaggttgtctggccctcctcaaccctcttgagcctctgcatcaattgctcataatcaggctgggcaacctgactagatgaagctgcacaggcctgtgaagtgccatcctcaaccctcgggacatcctcataaaaaatggaggcttcctttgcaacttttgctagcttctctgcctccttctcaggtaccactacttcatccactgcagtcccagcctcccctacagttgattccaactcagggaataacctggaataaacttctgggaggctattgtagtagactacctcgtagggacgtggcttcagcatggaaaataccactaactacTTGGCTGAATAACATGTGTCAAAAAAAccttaataaaataaatcgttaatcaattaatttgtgacatttaacaagataaaatggaacttactcgacgattggcgaatataggaaccaacagagctgtcgaaatagtgatatcagtcttcgtagcccagctaagcatcttcggaatctgattcccactgttctcaccgaacttactcccaataaagaagcgcgggtgcatagcaattgaaactatacttcgcctccttctattttttgcttgacctctctttcttcttcaccctgtagtgtttcaattgcttcttcatgtccttttgaactcatttgctaaccttcttaaatgacaacttcctccaaggatacttgaaaaagtaatcaatatcctcaaccatcctcagggaatctctccata
The Humulus lupulus chromosome 6, drHumLupu1.1, whole genome shotgun sequence DNA segment above includes these coding regions:
- the LOC133782446 gene encoding uncharacterized protein LOC133782446, translated to MVDEECRIEDRQTPGTSSSRPDPSRTDDSFRWSSPLDLGEDHRTWSAPMFTKEDIEASHQHHSSTSKASGELHLGKFFQSKLELKTKASIFAMKNNFEFMVKKFGIDVWYITCKDPDCGWRLMGKKKMRSEMFEITVYNEVHTCSQEIQDKDHRQTSPWVVGHLIKRKFATNGTWYMTNNTREDMKHHFGVEMSYEKAWRCREKVLMYVRGTLEESYSKLLGYLCQLEHKNPGTITDFVAEDGRFLYCFFFLGVSRRGFQYCRPVICVDGTFLNNKYGGHMLYAVALDANNQLFPIAFALVDTENHSSWTCFMRKLKEAIGDVENLAFVSDMHKSINHVMELVFPDAYHGACYYHICMNVVAKFKTDHVQDIMGCAAYAFRRAEFHKFFDKIKVIDPPIAQYLERIGFEMWGNTYFPGNRYNIMTSNYAESFNNKTKEARRFLVAAFLEFIRFTLQSWFADKRERAAKATTVLSLEMENDLKQIGDKAIFLDVQVLGHHEFLVVDGNDDGEVNLATKSCSCGMFQTIGIHCVHAFAAARKRSINIYSLCSPYYRIEALNDTYKDTIYHVGNEDELVIPDHIRDTVVGVSVEKTSVGRPRKQKVGRRKKNRYASRGEKIVKSRKCSICGGSGHNRKSCKARI